A single region of the Mannheimia bovis genome encodes:
- the mukF gene encoding chromosome partition protein MukF: MQNELAQTIPELISWTKDREFSLSLSSDRLAFLLAISIYNQEQTDGELLESDLIDLFRYVSNAFEQSDSTFTQRANNAINDLVRQRLLNRFTSEFTEGLAIYRVTPLGVGISDYYVRQREFSNLRLSIQLSIVADEIQRASVAAEEGTAEAKDERFWRNNVFAPLKYSVAEIFDSIDLSQRIMDENQHQIRERIAELLRQNWHEAIMSCEQLLDETSGNLRELQDTLNAAGDKLQAQLLRIQSCLIARDDLDFIDQLIVNLQNKLDRIISWGQQAIDLWIGYDRHVHKFIRTAIDMDKNRVFGQRLRQSIQDYYNSPWLLYTAKAEPLLDLRDDEAMLNEAESVGELPSELEYESLSDVQEQIIATMQAHLAPYRAEGKPIDLGAILRDQLAMFPESRHFDVARIIVDQAVKLGMASQDNQAVYPQWQAINERGAEVQANVIDQYNK, encoded by the coding sequence ATGCAGAACGAATTGGCACAGACTATTCCAGAACTCATTTCGTGGACGAAGGATCGTGAATTTTCTCTTTCACTCTCTTCCGACCGCCTAGCTTTCTTACTTGCGATTTCTATTTACAATCAAGAACAGACCGATGGTGAACTATTAGAAAGTGATCTAATTGATCTTTTCCGCTATGTATCTAATGCGTTTGAGCAGTCGGATTCCACCTTTACCCAACGTGCCAATAATGCGATTAACGATTTGGTAAGACAACGTTTGTTAAACCGTTTTACCAGCGAATTTACCGAAGGATTAGCGATTTATCGGGTAACACCGCTTGGCGTGGGGATTTCTGATTATTATGTTCGTCAGCGTGAATTTTCCAATTTACGCCTTTCCATTCAACTTTCGATTGTGGCGGATGAAATTCAGCGTGCTTCAGTTGCTGCAGAAGAGGGGACGGCAGAAGCCAAAGATGAACGTTTTTGGCGGAATAATGTGTTTGCACCGCTAAAATATTCGGTGGCGGAAATTTTTGACAGCATCGATCTTTCCCAACGTATTATGGACGAGAATCAGCACCAAATTCGTGAGCGAATTGCCGAATTGTTACGCCAAAACTGGCACGAGGCGATCATGAGCTGCGAACAGTTGCTAGACGAAACTTCGGGCAATTTGCGTGAATTGCAAGATACGTTAAATGCGGCAGGCGATAAATTACAAGCCCAATTATTGCGTATTCAAAGCTGTTTAATTGCTCGTGATGATTTGGATTTTATCGACCAGCTTATCGTGAATCTACAAAATAAACTTGACCGTATTATCAGTTGGGGGCAACAGGCAATCGATCTTTGGATTGGCTACGACCGCCACGTGCATAAATTTATCCGTACCGCCATTGATATGGACAAAAACCGTGTGTTTGGTCAGCGTTTACGCCAATCTATTCAAGATTACTATAATTCGCCTTGGTTGCTTTACACCGCAAAAGCAGAGCCTTTATTAGATCTGCGTGATGATGAAGCCATGTTGAATGAGGCTGAATCTGTCGGCGAGTTGCCAAGTGAATTGGAATATGAATCGCTTTCTGATGTGCAAGAACAAATTATTGCCACAATGCAAGCTCATCTTGCACCTTATCGTGCGGAAGGTAAACCGATTGATTTAGGGGCAATTTTGCGTGATCAGTTAGCGATGTTCCCGGAATCCCGCCATTTTGATGTGGCAAGAATTATTGTGGATCAAGCCGTGAAATTGGGTATGGCAAGTCAAGACAACCAAGCCGTTTATCCGCAATGGCAAGCCATTAATGAGCGTGGTGCCGAAGTACAGGCAAATGTGATCGATCAATATAACAAATAG
- the mukE gene encoding chromosome partition protein MukE → MTDNIQDVISPKLVVAIANPIFPQLDSQLRAGRHINTESLDEHAFLMDFQTELEEFYRRYHVELIRAPEGFFYLRPKASTLINRAAMSEMEMLVGKVLCYLYLSPERLAQQGIFSYDDVYEELLNLADESKLLKAVNPRSTGSDLDRAKLAEKVGGALRRLSRIGIITRIGEQNSKKFVIAEAVFRFGADVRTGDDPREAQLRLIRDGEATTPSLLAEQAVELNENFANDLDDTEVVDEE, encoded by the coding sequence ATGACAGACAATATCCAAGACGTTATTTCCCCGAAATTGGTGGTGGCAATTGCCAACCCAATTTTCCCACAGCTTGACAGCCAACTGCGTGCCGGTCGTCACATCAACACCGAATCCCTTGATGAACACGCCTTTTTGATGGATTTCCAAACGGAGCTGGAAGAATTTTACCGCCGTTACCACGTGGAATTAATCCGTGCACCGGAAGGCTTTTTCTATTTACGTCCGAAGGCTTCAACGCTCATTAACCGTGCGGCAATGTCTGAAATGGAAATGTTAGTCGGTAAAGTCTTATGCTATCTCTATTTAAGTCCGGAACGCTTGGCTCAACAAGGCATTTTCAGCTACGACGATGTGTATGAAGAGTTACTGAATTTAGCTGATGAAAGCAAATTATTAAAAGCGGTAAACCCACGTTCAACAGGTTCAGATTTAGACCGTGCCAAATTAGCGGAAAAAGTCGGTGGTGCTTTACGCCGCCTATCTCGCATCGGCATTATTACCCGCATTGGCGAGCAAAACAGCAAAAAATTTGTGATTGCAGAAGCCGTGTTCCGCTTTGGTGCAGATGTGCGTACCGGCGATGATCCTCGTGAGGCTCAATTACGCTTAATCCGTGATGGTGAGGCGACAACGCCTTCACTTTTAGCCGAACAAGCGGTTGAATTAAATGAAAATTTTGCAAATGATTTAGATGATACAGAAGTGGTTGATGAGGAATAA
- a CDS encoding sugar transporter: MKLARKAQRRLSFLRVFSLAFAAFIVITTEFIPIALLSDIAASFQMETSSTGIMITVYAWVVFGLSLPLMLLTAKMERKKLLILLFTLFTLSHILSVIAWNFWVLLISRIIIAVSHAIFWSITASLVVRVAPKDKKRQALGMLALGSSLAMILGLPLGRMIGQALGWRATFSIIGVIAFIVVIMLWRLLPYLPSKNAGSMKSLPILFKRPLLVGIFLLVILIVSGHFTAYSYIEPFIVQISTISPKTTTLILLVFGVAGITASFLFGKLYGKAPNKFILTGIGIIMFSQLCLLLLSGSTIAMFALVFVWGIGITGMSIALQMKVLELAPDATDVAAAIFSGTYNLGIGAGALLGGITINQLGLPNIGFVGGGLAFIAILWFIFITLKYRKVSL, encoded by the coding sequence ATGAAACTTGCCCGAAAAGCTCAACGGAGATTGTCTTTCCTAAGAGTATTTAGCCTTGCCTTTGCGGCGTTTATTGTTATTACAACAGAGTTTATTCCTATTGCCTTACTGTCAGATATTGCTGCGAGTTTTCAAATGGAAACGTCTAGCACAGGTATTATGATTACGGTATATGCCTGGGTTGTGTTTGGATTATCGTTGCCATTGATGTTGCTGACAGCAAAAATGGAAAGAAAAAAATTACTTATCCTGCTTTTTACTCTCTTTACTCTTAGCCATATTTTGTCGGTTATTGCGTGGAATTTCTGGGTGTTATTAATTTCTCGTATCATTATTGCAGTGTCTCACGCCATTTTTTGGTCGATTACCGCTTCATTGGTTGTTCGTGTTGCCCCGAAAGACAAAAAAAGACAAGCACTCGGTATGCTGGCTCTAGGGAGTTCATTGGCGATGATTTTAGGTTTACCTCTTGGGCGAATGATCGGGCAAGCATTAGGTTGGCGAGCAACCTTTAGCATCATTGGTGTTATTGCTTTTATTGTGGTAATAATGCTCTGGCGATTGTTGCCTTATTTACCAAGTAAAAATGCAGGCTCAATGAAAAGTTTGCCGATTTTATTTAAACGTCCACTTCTGGTTGGCATTTTCTTGCTAGTTATACTGATTGTTTCCGGGCATTTTACGGCTTATAGCTATATTGAGCCATTTATAGTTCAAATCAGTACTATTAGCCCGAAAACGACCACATTGATTTTATTAGTGTTTGGCGTAGCCGGTATTACCGCCAGTTTCTTATTCGGTAAATTATATGGGAAAGCTCCGAATAAATTTATTTTAACCGGTATTGGCATTATTATGTTCAGCCAATTGTGTTTATTACTACTAAGCGGTTCTACGATTGCAATGTTCGCATTGGTATTTGTATGGGGAATTGGCATTACAGGAATGAGTATTGCTTTACAGATGAAAGTGCTTGAACTTGCTCCTGATGCTACGGATGTTGCTGCTGCGATATTTTCCGGCACTTATAATTTAGGCATTGGGGCAGGAGCGTTGCTGGGTGGAATTACTATCAATCAGCTAGGATTGCCTAACATAGGATTTGTCGGCGGTGGCTTAGCTTTTATTGCTATTTTATGGTTTATTTTTATTACTTTAAAATATAGAAAAGTAAGTTTATAG
- the mukB gene encoding chromosome partition protein MukB, with the protein MEQAATLAPVMPRHEGVKRGKFQSLTLINWNGFFARTFDLDELVTTLSGGNGAGKSTTMAGFVTALIPDLTLLNFRNTTEAGSTSGSRDKGLYGKLKAGVCYAVLESLNSRGQRIITGVRLQQIVGRDKKVDIRSFSVQNIPVDQTIISLLTEQLGEKARVLPLNELKDKFEGTEVQFKQYHSITDYHSFMFDLGVIPKRLRSAADRSKFYKLIEASLYGGISSVITKSLRDYLLPENTGVRQAFQDMESALRENRMTLEAIKVTQSDRDMFKRLITESTNYVSADYMRNANERRGNVLQALEQRKEWYAAKSKILLEQQRFVEFSRETADIAETENALEVEYNSANDHLNLVMNALRHQEKIERYQDEVEELNIKLEEQQEALEEIAEVAENAQARADQADDHVEELRSQMADYQQALDAQQTRALQYQQAINALEKAKQLTGLANLDLNNIEDYHAEFEAQAEDLTDKVFDLEQRLAVSDMAKTQFEKAFELVCKISGEIDRSQAWEEARSLLSAFPEQKMQAQQAVALRQKLNELEHRLHQQQNAERLLAEFNQKAQLSLNSGEELEQYFDEQQARLEDLEAELSDFVEQRSTQRQQREQLNQQYLQLAKNAPAWHTAQSALARLEEQCGEKFEASQAVMQFMQNMLSKEREATLERDELARKEQRLDAQITRLSQPDGSEDARLNQLAERFGGVLLSELYDDVSIEDAPYFSALYGEARHAIVVRDLEAVKAQLDKLDDCPSDLYLIEGDPSAFDDAVFSAEELSEGVVVKVSERQWRYSKFPEVPLFGRAAREKHLETLKAERDAISEKHAERAFDVQKCQRLHQHLSQFVGTHLNLAFQENPETVMQEIAAERAEIERELAQSNGNEQQLRHQLDSVKAQLQILNKILPLTSLLADETLTERAEACREQLETAEEDEIFIRQFGSALTQLEPIAAALKSDPALFEQLEADYSRSIAEQKVLQQKVFSLADVMNRRLHFSYEETVGTEGSALTEQLRQRLENAQREREQARDQLRQAQAQLSQYNQVLTGLRSSYDAKNQMLQELIREIDDLGVRGDSGAEERARSRRDELQQRLSQQRSRKGYLDKQIAVIEAEMDNLNRTLRKAERDYKAQRELVVQAKASWCIVQRLSRNSDVEKRLNRRELAYQSAEELRSISDKALGALRTAVADNEYLRDSLRASEDSRKPENKVAFFIAVYQHLRERIRQDIIKTDDPIDAIEQMEIELSRLTNELTGREKKLAISAESVANILRKTIQREQNRILQLNQGLQNIAFGQVKGVRLVVNIRDTHAILLNALSNNREEHKDLFDSQKLSFSEALAMLYKRVNPHIEMGQRTPQTIGEELLDYRNYLDLEVETFRGADGWMRAESSALSTGEAIGTGMSILLMVVQSWEEEARRMRAKDILPARLLFLDEAARLDATSINTLFELCERLDMQLLIAAPENISPERGTTYKLVRKIANNQEYVHVVGLKGFAK; encoded by the coding sequence ATGGAGCAAGCAGCTACTCTTGCACCTGTTATGCCTCGCCACGAAGGGGTAAAACGAGGAAAATTCCAATCTTTAACCTTAATCAACTGGAACGGTTTTTTTGCCCGTACTTTTGATTTAGACGAATTAGTCACAACGCTTTCGGGCGGTAACGGTGCGGGTAAATCGACCACAATGGCGGGTTTTGTCACGGCATTGATTCCGGATTTAACCTTGCTTAACTTCCGTAATACCACCGAAGCCGGCTCAACCTCAGGTTCTCGTGATAAAGGCTTATACGGTAAATTAAAAGCCGGTGTTTGTTATGCGGTTTTGGAATCGCTGAACTCTCGTGGTCAGCGAATTATTACCGGCGTGCGTTTACAGCAAATTGTGGGGCGTGATAAAAAAGTCGATATCCGCTCGTTCTCGGTGCAAAACATTCCTGTAGATCAAACTATTATCAGCCTTTTAACCGAACAACTGGGCGAAAAAGCCCGTGTGCTGCCGTTAAATGAATTAAAAGATAAATTTGAAGGCACAGAGGTTCAATTTAAGCAATATCATTCCATTACCGATTACCACAGCTTTATGTTCGACTTAGGCGTGATTCCAAAACGCTTACGTTCAGCGGCTGACCGCAGCAAATTCTACAAATTAATCGAAGCATCACTTTACGGTGGTATTTCCAGCGTGATTACCAAATCGCTGCGTGATTACTTATTGCCGGAAAATACAGGCGTTCGCCAAGCGTTCCAAGATATGGAATCGGCATTGCGTGAAAACCGAATGACGCTAGAGGCGATCAAAGTGACCCAATCTGATCGTGATATGTTCAAACGCTTGATTACTGAATCGACCAACTATGTGTCGGCAGATTATATGCGTAATGCGAACGAACGCCGTGGCAATGTGTTGCAAGCGTTAGAGCAACGTAAAGAGTGGTATGCGGCAAAATCGAAAATTCTGCTTGAGCAACAACGCTTTGTGGAATTTAGTCGTGAAACTGCCGATATTGCCGAAACCGAAAATGCCTTAGAGGTGGAATATAATAGTGCGAACGATCATCTTAATTTAGTGATGAACGCACTACGCCATCAAGAAAAAATCGAACGCTATCAAGATGAAGTGGAAGAGCTGAATATCAAGCTTGAAGAACAGCAAGAAGCGTTGGAAGAAATTGCTGAGGTCGCAGAAAATGCTCAAGCGAGAGCAGATCAGGCAGACGACCACGTTGAAGAACTACGCTCGCAAATGGCGGATTATCAACAAGCGTTAGATGCTCAACAAACCCGTGCGTTGCAATATCAACAAGCGATTAATGCGTTAGAAAAAGCAAAACAATTAACCGGCTTGGCGAATTTAGACTTGAATAACATTGAAGATTATCACGCCGAATTTGAAGCTCAAGCAGAGGATCTGACCGATAAAGTATTCGATCTTGAACAGCGTTTAGCCGTATCGGATATGGCGAAAACACAGTTTGAAAAAGCCTTTGAGCTAGTTTGCAAAATTTCAGGGGAAATTGACCGCTCGCAAGCGTGGGAAGAGGCTCGTTCGTTGCTTTCTGCTTTCCCTGAACAAAAAATGCAAGCTCAACAAGCGGTAGCGTTACGCCAAAAACTCAACGAATTAGAGCATCGCTTGCATCAACAGCAAAATGCTGAACGTTTGTTGGCGGAATTTAACCAAAAAGCCCAACTTTCTCTAAATTCAGGTGAAGAGCTTGAACAATATTTTGACGAGCAACAAGCACGTTTAGAAGATTTAGAGGCAGAATTATCCGATTTCGTTGAGCAACGCTCAACCCAACGCCAACAACGTGAGCAACTGAATCAACAATACCTGCAATTAGCAAAAAATGCTCCAGCGTGGCATACCGCACAATCGGCATTGGCTCGTTTGGAAGAACAATGCGGCGAGAAATTTGAAGCCAGCCAAGCGGTAATGCAGTTTATGCAAAATATGCTGAGCAAAGAGCGAGAGGCAACTTTAGAACGTGATGAATTAGCCCGTAAAGAACAGCGTTTAGATGCTCAAATCACCCGTTTAAGCCAACCGGACGGTTCGGAAGATGCTCGCTTAAACCAATTAGCCGAGCGTTTTGGCGGGGTGTTGCTTTCTGAATTATATGATGATGTATCGATTGAAGATGCACCTTACTTCTCCGCCTTATATGGCGAGGCTCGCCACGCTATTGTAGTGCGTGATTTAGAGGCGGTAAAAGCCCAATTAGATAAATTAGATGATTGCCCAAGCGATCTCTATTTAATTGAAGGCGATCCATCTGCCTTTGATGATGCGGTATTCAGTGCCGAAGAGTTAAGCGAAGGGGTAGTGGTTAAAGTTTCAGAGCGTCAATGGCGTTACTCGAAATTCCCTGAAGTACCGTTATTCGGTCGTGCCGCTCGTGAAAAACATTTAGAAACCTTAAAAGCTGAGCGTGATGCAATTTCAGAAAAACACGCTGAGCGTGCCTTTGATGTGCAAAAATGTCAGCGTTTGCATCAACATTTAAGCCAATTTGTCGGCACGCACTTAAATTTAGCGTTCCAAGAAAATCCGGAAACGGTAATGCAAGAGATTGCAGCAGAACGTGCGGAAATTGAACGTGAATTGGCACAATCTAATGGGAACGAACAGCAACTTCGTCATCAGCTAGACAGCGTAAAAGCTCAGTTGCAAATTTTAAATAAAATTCTACCGCTTACATCATTGTTAGCGGACGAAACCTTAACTGAACGTGCAGAAGCTTGTCGTGAACAGTTAGAAACGGCAGAAGAAGATGAGATCTTTATTCGCCAATTCGGTTCAGCTTTAACCCAATTAGAGCCGATTGCCGCTGCACTTAAGAGCGATCCTGCTCTATTTGAGCAACTTGAGGCAGATTACAGCCGTTCGATTGCTGAGCAAAAAGTGTTACAACAAAAAGTGTTTAGCTTAGCGGATGTGATGAATCGCCGTTTACACTTCAGCTATGAAGAAACGGTTGGCACAGAAGGCTCGGCATTAACCGAGCAACTTCGCCAGCGTTTGGAAAATGCTCAGCGTGAACGTGAACAAGCTCGTGATCAGCTACGTCAAGCTCAAGCTCAGTTATCACAATACAACCAAGTTCTCACCGGTTTACGCAGCTCGTATGATGCGAAAAACCAAATGCTACAAGAGTTAATTCGTGAAATTGATGACTTAGGTGTGCGTGGCGACAGCGGAGCAGAGGAGCGTGCAAGATCTCGTCGTGATGAATTGCAACAACGCCTAAGCCAACAACGTTCTCGCAAAGGTTATTTGGATAAACAAATCGCCGTGATTGAAGCGGAAATGGATAACCTCAACCGCACGTTACGCAAAGCCGAGCGTGATTATAAAGCACAACGTGAGTTAGTGGTACAGGCGAAAGCAAGCTGGTGTATTGTTCAACGTTTATCTCGCAACAGCGATGTGGAAAAACGTCTTAATCGCCGTGAATTAGCTTATCAATCAGCGGAAGAGTTACGTTCTATTTCGGATAAAGCATTAGGTGCATTGCGTACAGCGGTGGCGGATAATGAATACTTGCGTGATAGCTTGCGAGCTTCGGAAGATAGCCGTAAGCCGGAAAACAAAGTGGCGTTCTTTATTGCGGTTTACCAACATCTGCGTGAGCGTATTCGTCAGGATATTATCAAAACAGACGATCCGATTGATGCGATTGAGCAGATGGAAATTGAGCTTTCTCGCTTAACGAATGAGCTAACCGGTCGTGAGAAAAAATTAGCGATCAGTGCGGAATCAGTGGCAAATATTTTACGCAAAACAATTCAACGTGAGCAAAACCGTATTCTTCAACTGAACCAAGGGCTACAAAATATCGCCTTCGGTCAGGTGAAAGGGGTACGTTTGGTGGTGAATATTCGTGATACGCACGCCATTTTACTCAATGCGTTATCGAATAATCGTGAAGAGCATAAAGATCTGTTTGACAGCCAAAAACTCAGCTTCTCAGAAGCGTTGGCAATGCTTTATAAACGTGTGAATCCGCATATCGAAATGGGGCAGCGTACGCCACAAACCATTGGCGAAGAGTTGTTGGATTACCGTAACTACCTCGATTTAGAAGTGGAAACCTTCCGTGGGGCAGACGGCTGGATGCGTGCGGAAAGTAGTGCGTTATCTACCGGTGAGGCAATCGGTACAGGTATGTCGATTCTCTTAATGGTGGTACAAAGTTGGGAAGAAGAAGCTCGCCGTATGCGTGCGAAAGATATTCTACCGGCTCGCTTGCTCTTCTTAGATGAAGCTGCTCGTTTAGATGCAACCTCAATCAATACACTCTTTGAATTGTGCGAACGTTTGGATATGCAGTTATTAATTGCCGCACCTGAAAACATCAGCCCTGAACGTGGTACAACTTATAAATTGGTGCGTAAAATTGCGAATAACCAAGAGTATGTTCACGTGGTTGGATTGAAAGGTTTCGCTAAGTAA
- a CDS encoding response regulator translates to MIIHLVDDDETILDALVFLLAPLNLPINTWQNSVEFIEQADLHQLGVVLLDIRMPLLDGQQVHQKLREANSTLAVVIMTAHGDVPMAVRELKNGAVDFLQKPVGFEQLKQVLGVAEKASEQAVKIREIAQNYAKLTEKEKHLVPLIMQGCINKQIADKLAISVRTVEVHRANVMEKMQAESLAGLVQKISDLQKIEKI, encoded by the coding sequence ATGATTATTCACCTTGTCGATGATGACGAAACCATTTTAGATGCCTTGGTATTTCTACTTGCCCCGCTCAATCTACCGATCAACACTTGGCAAAACAGCGTGGAATTTATCGAACAGGCGGATTTGCACCAGCTTGGCGTGGTGTTGCTTGATATTCGTATGCCGTTGTTAGACGGGCAGCAAGTGCATCAAAAACTGCGAGAGGCAAATTCTACGCTGGCAGTTGTGATTATGACCGCCCACGGCGATGTGCCGATGGCAGTGCGTGAGCTGAAAAACGGTGCGGTGGATTTTCTGCAAAAACCGGTCGGCTTTGAGCAGTTAAAACAGGTGCTTGGAGTCGCCGAAAAAGCGAGCGAACAAGCGGTGAAAATTCGGGAAATTGCGCAAAATTATGCGAAATTGACGGAAAAAGAGAAACATCTTGTTCCATTAATTATGCAAGGTTGTATTAATAAGCAAATTGCAGATAAATTAGCGATCTCGGTGAGAACAGTCGAAGTACATCGTGCAAATGTGATGGAAAAAATGCAAGCGGAGAGCTTGGCAGGCTTAGTGCAGAAAATTAGCGATTTGCAAAAAATTGAGAAAATATAA
- a CDS encoding sensor histidine kinase, with translation MKRLLFFLLFFSHTIWAETYQIGILAQRGEAYTRTHWQPWVDWLNGQFPNERFELVPLGLGEANSRAELDFLLTNQAQFFYLSRQNVRWLATLASPFAENGEQGAIGSSIWVRADSPYQRLADLKGKTLSAVDNDAFGGFLLGYYEFHRQGMRQNRDFDVQFSGFPVDNTLFLLAEKQVEAAIAPVCLMEELAKEGKIKRSDFRLILQNPQAQGCEASTELLPNWSLGAMPNVPNALAAQISTALLASQSPDLPRWTPPFASFQADLILRELYRHPQQKSLWATVQDWILLNKFGLLVVAGFILLNLAGLRYQVYRKSKALQAAYREMQQYQQELARADRLSLLGEMTTGFAHELKQPLSAIRMYAEGLKNQSEDGYARQILAKIIGQVDRCVNTMQTIRNWVQNRPQTAPQAVVLNELIAKVFEFVAVENRQNAHIHLHADRLYRLEIHATLLEQVLTNCLLNALQTGASEITVRLRPQENGLAIEIEDNGGGFSESQLAFPFAPFRTDKPHGLGLGLVLCQRLMQSIGGEITLSNGEEGAKVTLVLPL, from the coding sequence ATGAAACGCCTACTTTTCTTCCTTCTCTTCTTTTCCCATACCATCTGGGCCGAAACCTACCAAATCGGCATTCTCGCCCAGCGTGGGGAAGCCTATACTCGTACCCATTGGCAGCCTTGGGTGGATTGGTTGAACGGGCAGTTTCCGAATGAGCGGTTTGAGCTTGTGCCGTTGGGATTGGGCGAGGCGAACAGTCGGGCGGAGTTGGATTTTTTGTTGACTAACCAAGCCCAATTTTTCTATTTAAGTCGGCAGAATGTCCGTTGGTTGGCGACGCTTGCCAGTCCGTTTGCCGAAAACGGCGAGCAGGGGGCGATTGGCAGTAGCATTTGGGTGCGTGCCGACAGCCCTTATCAGCGCCTTGCCGACCTGAAAGGCAAAACCCTGAGTGCGGTGGATAACGATGCGTTCGGCGGTTTTCTGCTTGGTTATTACGAATTTCATCGCCAGGGAATGCGTCAAAATCGGGATTTTGACGTGCAATTTTCCGGCTTTCCGGTGGATAACACCTTGTTTTTATTGGCGGAAAAGCAGGTTGAGGCGGCGATTGCTCCTGTCTGTTTAATGGAAGAATTGGCGAAAGAGGGCAAGATCAAGCGGTCGGATTTCCGCTTAATTTTGCAAAATCCGCAGGCACAGGGTTGTGAGGCAAGCACCGAGTTACTGCCGAACTGGTCGCTAGGGGCAATGCCGAATGTGCCGAACGCCCTAGCAGCCCAAATTTCGACCGCACTTTTGGCGAGCCAATCACCCGATTTGCCCCGTTGGACACCGCCGTTTGCCTCGTTTCAAGCCGACCTGATTTTGCGTGAGCTCTATCGCCACCCACAACAAAAAAGCCTGTGGGCAACGGTGCAGGATTGGATTTTGCTTAATAAATTCGGGCTGTTAGTGGTCGCTGGTTTTATCCTGCTTAACTTGGCAGGGCTACGTTATCAGGTCTATCGCAAAAGCAAGGCGTTGCAGGCGGCGTATCGAGAAATGCAACAGTATCAGCAGGAACTTGCCCGAGCCGACCGCCTCAGTCTGCTCGGCGAGATGACCACCGGCTTTGCCCACGAGCTGAAACAACCGCTTTCGGCGATCCGAATGTATGCCGAAGGTCTGAAAAATCAGAGTGAAGACGGCTACGCCCGCCAAATTTTGGCGAAAATTATTGGGCAGGTGGATCGCTGTGTGAATACGATGCAGACGATCCGCAACTGGGTACAAAACCGCCCGCAAACCGCCCCGCAAGCGGTAGTTTTGAATGAATTAATTGCCAAAGTGTTCGAGTTTGTGGCGGTGGAAAATCGGCAAAATGCCCACATTCATCTCCACGCCGACCGCCTCTACCGACTTGAAATTCACGCCACCTTGCTCGAACAGGTGCTGACCAACTGTCTGCTCAACGCCCTGCAAACCGGGGCGAGCGAGATTACCGTCCGTCTGCGACCGCAAGAAAACGGCTTGGCGATTGAAATTGAAGACAACGGCGGCGGTTTTTCCGAATCCCAACTCGCCTTCCCCTTTGCCCCATTCCGCACCGACAAACCGCACGGACTGGGCTTAGGCTTGGTGCTATGCCAACGACTGATGCAGTCGATAGGTGGCGAGATTACATTGAGTAATGGGGAAGAGGGGGCGAAGGTAACCTTAGTTCTTCCATTGTAG